A region from the Lysobacter antibioticus genome encodes:
- a CDS encoding putative baseplate assembly protein: MTLSCCNDPRRQDVRAFRGRVGLDFVEVSADQLELHVYFLGKLPPEFGEDGPGLLRHLRIEGGTRIGDIGIVDVDPHPSDEPDVDDWLTVRLDRRGDHSRYRLRLLDIDGLDPMYASAEFSFKAGCPSDLDCAAVPACVEEPPSEPALSYLAKDYASFRRLIQDRLALVSPDWDPEHVPDLGVTLIELLAYAGDYLSYYQDAVATEAYLDTARQRISVRRHARLVDYRLHEGCNARAWVAVETSQDLDVAVADIIFLSGIAADAPVPPLLGDEAMRTLASDPYHRYDSFLPLTGGDAGLIALRSAHNRIAFYDWGRDDCCLPRGATTAVLRDAWAQSQGEARALELKAGDVLLLKEVLGPRSGLEADADPSHVRPVRLTRVEAIEDTLYPTGPDDPRPIPLLRVEWHSDDALPFALCLSALGPAPNCARLHDVSMALGNVVLADHGRRAGPLDLGTVPDAHGEAECECEGQPSELVQRPGRFHWHLPDAPLTHRTQVPAANRAASASLDQDPREALPALRLDDDEGAVWTPVFDLLGSGDEDRHVVVEMDNQGLAHLRFGDDDLGKRPEPGRRFAARYRLGNGSAGNVGAHGINRVHLRGEWSGLQLRVDNPLSARGGTDPEPLAQARLLAPGAFRKQRLRAITADDYAHLAERDLRVQRAAGELVWTGSWYEADVALDPYGRVPADAELIGDVQTALHRVRRMGHDLHVETAVYVPIELGLEVCALPGYERGAIKAALLEHFGSGRRRDGQPGYFHPDRLSFGHSLRASALVAEAMAVTGVECARVIRLQRLFAAANRELEDGILRLGAHEIARLDNDPNYPEHGKLSIFVGGGR; the protein is encoded by the coding sequence ATGACTCTTTCATGCTGCAACGATCCGCGCCGCCAGGACGTCCGTGCCTTCCGCGGGCGGGTCGGCCTGGACTTCGTCGAAGTCTCCGCCGACCAACTCGAACTGCACGTTTACTTTCTCGGCAAGCTGCCGCCCGAGTTCGGCGAGGACGGCCCCGGGCTGCTGCGCCATCTGCGCATCGAAGGCGGCACCCGCATCGGCGACATCGGCATCGTCGACGTCGACCCGCACCCCAGCGACGAACCCGATGTCGACGATTGGTTGACGGTACGTCTCGATCGACGCGGCGACCATTCGCGTTACCGCTTGCGCCTGCTCGACATCGACGGGCTGGACCCGATGTACGCCAGCGCCGAGTTCTCGTTCAAGGCCGGCTGCCCATCCGACCTGGATTGCGCGGCGGTACCGGCCTGCGTGGAGGAGCCGCCGAGCGAACCCGCGTTGTCGTACCTGGCCAAGGACTACGCCAGTTTCCGTCGCCTGATCCAGGACCGGCTCGCACTGGTTTCGCCCGACTGGGACCCGGAGCACGTACCCGATCTCGGCGTCACCTTGATCGAGTTGCTGGCCTATGCCGGCGATTATCTGAGCTACTACCAGGATGCGGTCGCGACCGAGGCCTATCTCGACACCGCGCGCCAACGCATCTCGGTGCGCCGGCACGCGCGGCTGGTCGACTATCGCCTGCACGAAGGCTGCAATGCCCGCGCTTGGGTCGCCGTCGAGACCTCGCAGGATCTCGATGTGGCGGTCGCCGACATCATCTTCCTCAGCGGCATCGCCGCCGATGCGCCGGTGCCGCCCCTGCTCGGCGACGAGGCCATGCGCACGCTCGCGTCCGATCCTTACCACCGCTACGACAGTTTCCTGCCGCTGACCGGCGGCGACGCCGGCTTGATCGCCCTGCGCAGCGCACACAACCGCATCGCGTTCTACGACTGGGGGCGCGACGACTGCTGCCTGCCGCGCGGTGCGACGACGGCGGTGTTGCGCGATGCGTGGGCGCAATCGCAAGGCGAGGCACGCGCGCTGGAACTGAAGGCCGGCGACGTGCTGTTGTTGAAGGAGGTGCTGGGACCGCGCAGCGGACTCGAGGCGGATGCCGATCCGTCCCATGTCCGGCCGGTGCGGCTGACCCGGGTCGAGGCAATCGAGGACACGCTTTATCCCACCGGCCCCGACGACCCGCGGCCGATACCTCTGCTACGGGTGGAATGGCATAGCGACGACGCGCTGCCGTTCGCGCTGTGCCTGAGCGCACTGGGCCCGGCGCCGAACTGCGCGCGCTTGCACGATGTGTCGATGGCGCTCGGCAACGTAGTCCTGGCCGACCACGGCCGCCGCGCCGGCCCGCTCGATCTCGGCACGGTGCCCGACGCACACGGCGAGGCCGAATGCGAATGCGAAGGCCAACCGTCGGAACTCGTGCAACGGCCCGGCCGCTTCCATTGGCACCTGCCGGATGCGCCGCTGACCCATCGTACCCAGGTGCCGGCCGCCAATCGCGCCGCGTCCGCCAGCCTCGATCAGGATCCGCGCGAAGCCTTGCCTGCATTGCGCCTGGACGATGACGAGGGCGCTGTGTGGACGCCGGTGTTCGATCTGCTCGGCAGCGGCGACGAGGACCGCCATGTGGTCGTCGAGATGGACAACCAGGGCCTGGCTCATCTGCGCTTCGGCGACGACGACCTCGGCAAGCGCCCCGAACCGGGCCGCCGCTTCGCCGCCCGTTACCGGCTCGGTAACGGCAGCGCCGGCAACGTCGGCGCCCACGGCATCAACCGCGTGCATCTGCGCGGCGAATGGAGCGGCTTGCAGCTGCGCGTCGACAATCCGCTGTCGGCGCGCGGCGGCACCGACCCCGAGCCGCTGGCGCAGGCGCGCTTGCTGGCGCCCGGCGCGTTCCGCAAGCAACGCCTGCGCGCGATCACCGCCGACGATTACGCGCACCTGGCCGAACGCGATCTGCGAGTGCAGCGCGCCGCCGGCGAACTGGTATGGACCGGCAGTTGGTACGAGGCCGACGTGGCTCTGGACCCGTACGGTCGCGTGCCGGCCGACGCCGAGTTGATCGGCGATGTCCAGACGGCCCTGCACCGCGTGCGCCGCATGGGCCACGACCTGCATGTGGAGACGGCGGTGTACGTGCCGATCGAACTGGGCCTGGAAGTCTGCGCCCTGCCCGGCTACGAGCGCGGCGCGATCAAGGCCGCACTGCTCGAACACTTCGGCTCCGGTCGTCGCCGCGACGGCCAACCGGGTTATTTCCACCCCGATCGCTTGAGCTTCGGCCACAGCCTGCGGGCCAGCGCACTGGTCGCCGAAGCGATGGCGGTGACCGGCGTGGAATGCGCCCGGGTGATCCGTCTGCAGCGCCTGTTCGCGGCCGCCAACCGCGAACTCGAAGACGGCATCCTGCGCCTGGGCGCACACGAGATCGCGCGCCTCGACAACGACCCCAACTATCCCGAGCACGGCAAGCTCTCGATCTTCGTCGGAGGTGGGCGATGA
- a CDS encoding GPW/gp25 family protein yields MHLDFPFHVDGRGRSAATDHAGHVRDMIEQLVFTQAGERVNRPDFGSGLLQLVFAGNSPELAATVQFTLQAALQRWLQDVIEVRALQVSAQDAALTVELSYVLLRTREEQSARFTRAI; encoded by the coding sequence ATGCATCTGGACTTCCCTTTCCATGTCGACGGCCGCGGCCGCAGCGCCGCCACCGACCATGCCGGCCACGTGCGCGACATGATCGAGCAACTGGTGTTCACCCAGGCCGGCGAACGCGTCAATCGGCCCGACTTCGGCAGCGGGCTGTTGCAACTGGTGTTCGCCGGCAACAGCCCCGAGTTGGCCGCGACCGTGCAATTCACCTTGCAGGCGGCGCTGCAACGCTGGTTGCAGGACGTGATCGAAGTGCGCGCGTTGCAGGTCAGCGCGCAGGACGCCGCATTGACCGTCGAGCTGAGTTACGTGCTGCTGCGCACCCGCGAAGAGCAAAGCGCGCGCTTCACCCGCGCGATCTGA
- a CDS encoding phage baseplate assembly protein V yields MSDGSSGVRLYPGIYRGTVAMNTDPEFRGRLLLTAVDVAGFVPTTWAEPCTPLSGPPGPGMGVYAVPPVGAGVWLMFEHGDVNKPVWLGCRFDTSADPPAMAKLGNPADPNIVIQSLLQNMLMVSDMPPTPITGGIVLKSTTGAMLVVNDSGIYIDNGKGASIYLVGPTITFNKVAMAIT; encoded by the coding sequence ATGAGCGACGGATCCAGCGGCGTACGACTGTATCCCGGCATCTACCGGGGCACGGTCGCCATGAACACCGATCCCGAATTCCGCGGTCGGTTGTTGCTGACCGCGGTCGACGTGGCCGGCTTCGTGCCGACCACCTGGGCCGAGCCCTGCACGCCCCTGTCCGGGCCGCCCGGTCCGGGCATGGGCGTGTACGCGGTGCCGCCGGTCGGCGCCGGCGTGTGGCTGATGTTCGAACACGGCGACGTCAACAAGCCGGTGTGGCTGGGCTGTCGTTTCGACACCAGCGCCGATCCGCCGGCCATGGCCAAGCTCGGCAACCCGGCCGATCCCAACATCGTCATCCAATCCTTGCTGCAGAACATGCTCATGGTCAGCGACATGCCGCCCACGCCGATTACCGGCGGCATCGTACTCAAAAGCACCACCGGGGCGATGTTGGTGGTCAACGACAGCGGCATCTACATCGACAACGGCAAGGGCGCCTCGATCTATCTGGTCGGGCCGACCATCACCTTCAACAAAGTCGCCATGGCGATCACCTGA
- a CDS encoding DUF4157 domain-containing protein: MSKNAALKAVSALAPAPTSAGVLARRCECGNHTIAGTTCGECARHAPAMPAASTTAANAGPGSGSGSGSGSATSMAAAPSLATVPPGPSLLRQPSALRAPPTARRPAPVSLAATMLPQRIEAATGHEREADHIAEAAVQRLSMPTDPTAGEDTAQAPASAARIAELGPGRPLSESLRSAFENAFSWDFSGVRVHSGDGAQAAAGRLGARAFTYARNLVFGSKVADPEAAEHRHLLAHELTHVVQQDLGAGASPARSGLSQHIAAAPMQAQAAPLVTAVAVSSAELGVGGNDITATATVAGRSALTWTINPGGAAPAGVSVVGGGRRVRIRAVQPPPGTVVGGAALTIRAEVAGTPADNANSIAVRLVQVTSATYAAAPALAAVPALVAGAAPAGTAEPNRDGINGNTATVNAITAPAGRPVRVTLRRALGARVAGNVITPGAQTGDVRVRIADTATGARLDETQAVAAPVVGASGLMAELTVNAVPTRVTALTFAGGAGPYGVQNRITFRSSDAAHAPLTRIVGELITLNRNDFNLAPVNPPIGFNNAFNLLLAVPANAWVDQLVTPVALPNVADGLPAIDVNRFVGPGVRQLPRFWNFRQRFQYSSWRGAGAVVSRTFADGVHERSLRGSPAAGFQFRTDHRFGGVAAPPRNDPYAGNPLIVFSAVTATPTAAGATALAADGRATARLTVASTVAARSARWSVLAGDSAVTAGNPAALPAAATLTAGLRVGNFGLRAADTIFPNRRADGRVRVEAVRLRNMRAAPSPVPVGVLTSVVTLNANPGGRVVNFIVDPAAAAAGVVVAVNAGPPGVAVAATVTRPAGFTGVVTVTAADSVLAARTATTRIRFR; this comes from the coding sequence ATGAGCAAGAACGCTGCGCTCAAGGCCGTTTCGGCGCTGGCGCCGGCCCCGACGAGTGCCGGCGTCCTTGCCCGCCGCTGCGAATGCGGCAACCACACCATCGCCGGTACGACCTGCGGCGAATGCGCGCGACACGCGCCCGCCATGCCCGCAGCCTCGACGACGGCGGCGAACGCTGGCCCGGGTTCGGGTTCGGGTTCGGGTTCGGGTTCGGCGACGAGCATGGCCGCCGCGCCGAGCCTGGCCACCGTCCCTCCGGGGCCCTCGCTGCTACGCCAGCCGTCTGCCCTGCGCGCACCGCCGACGGCGCGTCGGCCTGCGCCGGTTTCGCTCGCCGCCACGATGCTGCCGCAGCGCATCGAAGCTGCGACCGGGCACGAGCGCGAAGCCGACCACATCGCCGAGGCCGCCGTCCAACGGCTTTCCATGCCGACCGATCCGACCGCGGGCGAGGACACCGCACAGGCGCCCGCATCGGCCGCGCGCATCGCCGAACTCGGCCCCGGCCGGCCGTTGTCGGAATCGCTGCGCAGCGCGTTCGAGAACGCATTCTCGTGGGACTTCTCCGGCGTGCGCGTGCACAGCGGCGACGGCGCGCAGGCCGCGGCCGGCCGTCTCGGCGCGCGCGCTTTCACTTACGCGCGCAATCTGGTGTTCGGGTCCAAGGTCGCCGATCCCGAGGCGGCCGAGCATCGCCATCTGCTCGCGCACGAGCTGACCCACGTCGTCCAGCAGGACCTCGGCGCCGGCGCATCGCCGGCACGATCGGGTTTGTCGCAACACATCGCGGCCGCACCGATGCAGGCCCAGGCCGCGCCCCTGGTGACCGCCGTCGCCGTCTCCTCGGCCGAGCTAGGCGTCGGCGGCAACGACATCACCGCCACCGCGACGGTCGCCGGCCGCAGCGCTCTCACCTGGACGATCAATCCCGGCGGTGCGGCGCCCGCCGGCGTATCCGTCGTGGGAGGCGGTCGCCGGGTCAGGATCCGCGCCGTACAGCCGCCGCCGGGCACGGTGGTCGGCGGCGCGGCGCTGACGATTCGCGCCGAGGTCGCCGGCACTCCGGCCGACAACGCAAATTCCATCGCAGTGCGGTTGGTCCAGGTGACCAGTGCGACCTATGCCGCGGCACCGGCATTGGCCGCGGTTCCGGCATTGGTTGCGGGCGCCGCGCCTGCCGGCACCGCCGAGCCCAACCGCGACGGCATCAACGGCAACACCGCCACCGTCAACGCGATCACCGCGCCGGCTGGACGCCCGGTGCGGGTGACCTTGCGCCGCGCGCTCGGCGCCCGCGTCGCCGGCAACGTCATCACCCCGGGCGCGCAGACCGGCGATGTCCGCGTGCGCATCGCCGACACCGCCACCGGCGCGCGGCTCGACGAGACCCAAGCGGTCGCCGCACCCGTGGTCGGCGCCTCCGGCCTGATGGCGGAACTCACCGTCAACGCCGTGCCGACCCGGGTGACCGCGTTGACCTTCGCCGGCGGCGCCGGCCCCTATGGCGTGCAGAACCGCATCACTTTCCGATCCTCAGACGCCGCACATGCGCCCTTGACCCGCATCGTCGGCGAGCTGATCACTCTCAATCGCAACGATTTCAATCTCGCTCCGGTCAATCCGCCGATCGGCTTCAACAACGCCTTCAATCTGCTCTTGGCCGTGCCGGCCAACGCTTGGGTCGATCAACTGGTCACGCCGGTCGCCCTGCCCAACGTCGCCGACGGGCTGCCAGCCATCGACGTCAATCGTTTCGTCGGACCCGGCGTGCGGCAGTTGCCGCGCTTCTGGAACTTCCGCCAGCGCTTCCAGTACTCGTCGTGGCGCGGCGCCGGCGCCGTGGTCAGCCGCACCTTCGCCGACGGCGTGCACGAACGCTCTCTGCGCGGCTCGCCCGCGGCCGGATTCCAGTTCCGCACCGACCACCGCTTCGGCGGCGTTGCCGCGCCGCCGCGCAACGATCCGTATGCCGGCAATCCACTCATCGTGTTCAGCGCGGTGACGGCAACGCCAACGGCAGCCGGTGCCACCGCATTGGCCGCGGACGGCAGGGCAACGGCGCGGTTGACCGTCGCCTCGACCGTCGCCGCACGCAGTGCCCGATGGAGCGTATTGGCGGGCGATAGCGCGGTGACCGCGGGCAATCCCGCCGCGTTGCCGGCGGCAGCGACGCTGACCGCCGGCCTGCGCGTCGGCAACTTCGGCCTGCGCGCGGCCGATACGATCTTCCCCAACCGCCGTGCCGACGGCCGCGTCAGGGTCGAGGCCGTGCGCCTGCGCAACATGCGCGCGGCCCCTAGCCCGGTGCCCGTCGGCGTCTTGACCAGCGTCGTCACCCTCAATGCCAACCCGGGCGGACGCGTGGTCAACTTCATCGTCGATCCTGCCGCCGCGGCGGCAGGCGTCGTCGTGGCCGTCAACGCAGGGCCGCCCGGCGTGGCGGTCGCTGCCACCGTCACACGGCCGGCAGGTTTCACCGGCGTGGTCACCGTGACCGCGGCCGACTCGGTGCTCGCCGCGCGCACGGCCACCACCAGGATCCGCTTCAGATGA
- a CDS encoding ATP-binding protein, translating to MHARVADEMERWAEANQAYLTASLHWLRLRVQRLATATTQAPPASERSATRWFARGAAVAPIEVSAASIPSTADEQAAAAARADAANCEPAPALLLLAERLGLGPFETDTLLLCVAMELDPALPDMIAAVQGTPYPSFALALRLFEQPVWDALAPQRPLRHLRLIEISQPGATPLTAAALRADERVVNYAKSLNLLDARLEAVLRDQPTLPPIAPSQQRQAEQVVTILRAHGAERDETDGDPGPLPLVQLVGGDAGSRYAIAAHACAAFGCRLYTLPVRSLPTARSELETLARLWHRESLLLPVALYLDADELDADSGETADALRTLLGHPLGLAFVGLPVSPLRVDGVQWTAEVQPPSAAEQHAAWCEVLPTAVPDRERQAEALSGHFRLNLQQIREVAASAQAHGGDAWEACRDLSVSRLDSLAQRLEPKARWEDLVLGEEAVCLLRQIAGQVHERHRVYQQWGYAQRMNRGLGLSALFAGESGTGKTMAAEVIANELRLYLYRIDLSSVVSKYIGETEKNLRRVFDAAEQGGAILFFDEADALFGKRSEVKDSHDRYANIEINYLLQRMEAFSGLAILATNMKSALDGAFLRRLRFVVNFQFPGPNERARIWHGALAPGVPRETLDYDRLARFGLSGGNIHSIALNAAFSAAQAGVAVSMPLLLASLRVELRKLGKPINESEFAPNAGRRLG from the coding sequence ATGCACGCTCGCGTGGCCGACGAAATGGAGCGCTGGGCCGAAGCGAACCAGGCCTACCTTACCGCGTCGCTGCATTGGCTGCGGCTGCGGGTGCAACGTTTGGCGACGGCGACCACGCAAGCGCCGCCGGCCAGCGAACGCAGCGCGACGCGCTGGTTCGCGCGCGGCGCCGCGGTCGCGCCGATCGAAGTCTCGGCGGCCTCGATACCGTCGACGGCGGACGAGCAAGCCGCGGCCGCGGCGCGTGCGGACGCGGCGAACTGCGAACCGGCTCCAGCCCTGCTCTTGCTGGCCGAACGGCTCGGCCTGGGCCCGTTCGAAACCGATACCCTGCTGCTGTGCGTGGCGATGGAGCTGGACCCTGCCCTGCCGGACATGATCGCAGCCGTGCAAGGAACGCCCTACCCCAGTTTCGCGCTGGCGCTGCGCCTGTTCGAGCAACCGGTATGGGACGCGCTCGCACCGCAGCGCCCCTTGCGTCATTTGCGCCTGATCGAGATCAGCCAGCCCGGCGCGACGCCGCTGACCGCAGCCGCATTGCGCGCCGACGAACGCGTGGTCAATTACGCCAAGAGTCTGAACCTGCTCGATGCACGCCTGGAAGCCGTGCTGCGCGATCAGCCGACGCTGCCGCCGATCGCGCCCTCGCAGCAACGGCAGGCCGAACAGGTCGTGACCATCCTGCGCGCCCATGGCGCGGAGCGCGACGAGACCGACGGCGATCCCGGCCCATTGCCGCTGGTGCAACTGGTCGGCGGCGACGCCGGCAGCCGCTACGCGATCGCAGCCCATGCTTGCGCCGCGTTCGGTTGCCGTCTGTATACCTTGCCGGTGCGGTCGCTGCCGACCGCGCGCAGCGAACTGGAAACCCTGGCCCGGCTCTGGCACCGCGAAAGCCTGTTGCTGCCGGTGGCGCTGTATCTGGATGCCGACGAACTCGATGCCGACAGCGGCGAAACCGCGGACGCCCTGCGGACCTTGCTCGGGCATCCGCTCGGACTCGCTTTCGTCGGCCTGCCGGTTTCGCCGCTGCGCGTGGACGGCGTGCAATGGACGGCCGAAGTGCAGCCGCCGAGCGCAGCGGAACAGCATGCGGCTTGGTGCGAGGTACTGCCCACGGCCGTGCCGGACCGCGAACGCCAGGCCGAGGCGCTGTCCGGGCATTTCCGTCTCAACCTGCAGCAAATCCGCGAAGTCGCAGCGAGCGCGCAGGCGCACGGCGGCGATGCATGGGAAGCCTGCCGCGATCTGTCTGTCTCGCGCTTGGATTCGTTGGCCCAGCGTCTGGAGCCCAAGGCGCGTTGGGAAGACCTGGTGCTCGGCGAGGAAGCCGTCTGCCTGCTGCGCCAGATCGCCGGCCAGGTCCACGAGCGGCACCGCGTCTACCAGCAATGGGGCTACGCCCAGCGCATGAATCGCGGCCTGGGGCTCAGCGCCCTGTTCGCCGGCGAGAGCGGCACCGGCAAGACCATGGCGGCGGAAGTCATCGCCAACGAGCTGCGCCTGTATCTGTACCGCATCGATCTGTCCTCGGTGGTCAGCAAGTACATCGGCGAAACCGAGAAGAACCTGCGCCGCGTGTTCGACGCCGCCGAGCAAGGCGGCGCGATCCTGTTCTTCGACGAGGCCGATGCATTGTTCGGCAAGCGCAGCGAAGTCAAGGACAGCCACGACCGTTACGCCAACATCGAGATCAACTATCTGTTGCAACGCATGGAGGCATTTTCCGGGCTGGCGATCCTGGCCACCAACATGAAGTCCGCGCTCGACGGCGCGTTCCTGCGCCGTCTGCGCTTCGTTGTCAATTTCCAGTTCCCCGGGCCGAACGAACGCGCGCGCATCTGGCACGGAGCGCTCGCGCCCGGGGTGCCCAGGGAGACGCTCGACTACGACCGTCTCGCCCGCTTCGGCCTGTCCGGCGGCAACATCCACAGCATCGCCTTGAACGCGGCGTTTTCGGCCGCCCAGGCCGGCGTCGCCGTATCGATGCCGCTATTGCTGGCCTCGCTGCGGGTGGAACTGCGCAAGCTCGGCAAGCCGATCAACGAAAGCGAGTTCGCCCCGAACGCAGGCCGGAGGCTCGGATGA